Genomic DNA from Paenibacillus sp. KS-LC4:
CACGTCATGCATACGCCAGGACATTCACCGGGCAGCGTGAGCTTTTTGCGCGGCAGCGATCTTTTTTCCGGCGACGTGCTGTTTAGGCTCTCCGTTGGACGTACAGACCTGCCTGGCAGTCGCGAGCGGGATTTGTACGATTCCATTCAGGGCAAGCTTTACAGGCTGCCTGATGAGGTCAAAGTATATCCGGGACATGGCCCGAGGACAACGATTGGGTTCGAGAAGGCGAATAATCCGTTTACGCGCTAATCGCTTAAGCAAGAACGGCGAGAATGGGCATTTAACCGTCAGCCAGCGTGGCATTTGCCGCCTTTCGGCTGGCGGTTTTTGTGCTGTCTGAGGATGGTACGCAGGCTCGAGCCGCAAATAAGGAACAACGATTTTGAACACGTGCCCAACATAATGGTAAAATAGGGAGAAGCCCGCCTGCGGCAAATAAGCAGGCTATGATAATGCAAAAAGGACGGTGCGTAACGCTTGGCAAATACGACGACGAATATTACGAGTGAAGCGCTCGATGGACCAACTGGCAAGGTGGAACGAACGGCGGAGCAAATCGCTGCGGAAAACGAACGGATTATTAAAGGAGTAGCGGCGCAGCTTTCTATCCCGATTACGAAAGTTAAAGCGGCAGTCGCCTTGCTCGATGAAGGCAATACAATACCGTTCATCTCCAGATATCGCAAGGAAATGACGGGCGAGCTGGATGAGACTGAGCTTAGAGCAATTGAGGAAAAACTGCAATATTTGCGGAATTTGGAAGAGCGCAAGCGCGAGGTTATTCGGCTTATCGACGAGCAGGGCAAGCTGACCGAGGAATTGAGCCTTGCGATTAACGCCGCAGTTAAGCTTCAGGAAATTGAAGATTTATACCGGCCATATCGCCAGAAGCGCAAGACGCGGGCGAGCGTGGCAAAGGAGCGGGGCCTAGAGCCGCTTGCGGATTGGCTTTGGTCGCAGCCGCGCCAAGGCGAGCCTCTCGCCGAGGCTGCCAAATATATAGATGAGGCCAAGGGCGTTCCCGGCGCTCAGGAAGCGCTGCAAGGGGCTATGGATATTTTGGCTGAAAATATAGCAGATGATGCTTCAATTCGCTCCTGGGTGCGAAAGCATACGTTTGAGCACTCGCTTATCCGTACAGAAGCGCGTGATGCGAAAGCGGAATCCGTATATGAAATGTACTACAGCTATAATGAGCCGCTGCGAAAGCTGCCTCCGCATCGCGTGCTGGCGATAAATCGCGGCGAGCGCGAGGATGTACTGAAGGTGGCGTTTGAGTTGCCCGCTGAGCGGATTCATGAGCATATTGGCCGTAAAATTTTACGGAATCATACGGCAGAGGCAGTAAGAAGGGTGCTTGCTTCTGTCATTGAGGATTCGTATAAGCGATTGTTAGCGCCTTCTATTGAGCGCGAGGTCCGCAGTGAGCTGACGGATAAAGCGGAGGAGCATGCGATTTCGATTTTTTCGGAAAATCTGCGCAATCTGCTGCTGCAGCCGCCCGTTCGCGGCAATGTCGTGCTTGGTGTCGACCCTGCGTTCCGCACAGGCTGCAAGCTGGCGGTCATTGACGATACAGGCAAGCTGCTGGAGGTAGCCGTATCCTATCCGACTGCCCCGCATCATAAAGTAGTGGAAGCTGAACGTTTAATAAATGGCCTGATTGATAAATATAAAGTCGAGCTGATTGTCATTGGCAATGGGACGGCTTCACGGGAAACGGAGCAGTTTATTGCGAACCTGATTAAAGCTCGCCAAGCCGCGCCTGGTCTTGAGCTGAAATATATTATTGTCAGCGAGGCAGGGGCGAGCGTGTATTCGGCTTCCAAGCTTGCAGCCGAGGAATTCCCTTCTCTTGACGTTGCTGAGCGCAGCGCCGTGTCCATTGCTCGCAGGCTGCAGGACCCGCTGGCTGAGCTTGTCAAGATTGAGCCAAAGGCAATCGGCGTCGGTCAATACCAGCATGACGTCAGCCAGAAGCGCCTAGATGAAAGCTTGGGCGCTGTCGTAGAGTCGGCGGTAAACCATGTAGGCGTAGACGTTAATACGGCCTCGGCGTCGCTGCTTTCCTATGTTGCGGGTATTAATGCGACGACGGCACGCAACATTGTCAAATATCGTGAGGAAAATGGCCGTTTCGTGAAGCGCGCGCAGCTGCAAAAGGTACCGCGGCTAGGCGCGAAAGCTTACGAGCAGTGTATCGGCTTCCTGCGAATTCCTGAAGCGGCAAATCCGCTGGATGCTACGCCAATTCATACCGAGTCGTATGCGGTCGTGGATAAGCTTTTTTACCATTTAGGGGTAAAGCTGAACCAGCTCGGCACAGAAGAGCTTAAACAGAAGCTGACGGAGCTTGATGTGGCTTCTGTCGCTTCTGAGCTAGGCGTCGGCGTTCCAACGCTGCGCGATATTGTTGACAGCCTCCTGCGCCCTGGACGTGATCCGCGTGAGGAGCTTCCCGCTCCTATTTTTCATACCGAGGTGCTGAATCTGGAGGATTTGACCGCGGGCATGGAGCTGCAGGGCACGGTCCGCAACGTCATTGATTTTGGGGCATTTATCGACATTGGGCTTAAAAATGACGGGCTCGTCCATATTTCCCAATTGAGCGATAAATTTGTGAAGCACCCGATGGATGTCGTATCTGTAGGGGACACTGTTACCGTCTGGGTACTGACTGTAGATGTGAAAAAAGGGCGCGTTGGCCTTACGATGCGCAAGCCAGATTAATAAAAGCCTAAAGACGGACTTGCCGATTGCCGGCAAGTCCGTCATACTTAATGGGGAATATCAGGAGTTGCCATGTAAAGCAACAGAGAGGATGAGTATCTATGCAAGCCGAGAAATGCAGCACTTTTCCCCATCATAAATGGTTTGGCATAGCGCTCCAGGCGCTCGTCGTACTTGCTCATAAGGATCAGCCCTGCACAAGCGCTGCAATTGCAAAACGGCTTCAGGTCGAGCCGACTATGCTGCGCCGAGTCATGGCTGAGCTTGCCCGTGAAGGGCTGCTGGAAACGAAGGAAGGCAAGGACGGAGGCTACAAGCTAAGTCGCTCTGCAAGCGCAATTACGCTGGCAGATGTGTATTTGGCGCTTCAACTAGGGGAGCCATTATGCAAAGGCTTGGAGCAGACGACAGGAGAGCATGAATTTGGGCAGGAAATGCGTCAAGCCTTTGGCGAAATTTCTGAGGGAGTGAAAAATAGTGCGCTCGCTATGCTGGGTCAGGGGACAATTGAACAGCTGACGAGACGGGTATGCGATCTTAAAAAGGGAATAGATAACCAACTATAAAATAGTTAGAAATATACGATTGACAAGTGAGTGGATGGAGTACTATACTATTGCTTGTGAAGCAGATGTTTTTTTGAAATTAACTGTGTTACATTTTACACAGTAAGAATTGCACTTATATAAACGATACTTTGGAGGGAATTATCATGACTGTAGAAACACAACAAAGCCAAGCTTTTTATCAAGTATTAAGCGATCGCCGTTCAGTGCGCCATTATGACAATACCGCAAAAATGACGGAAGCGGAAATTACAGAAATTTTGGAAATTGCCGCAAAAGCGCCGTCCTCGTCAAACATGCAGCCTTGGCGTTTTCTGGTCGTAACAGATGAGGCTATTAAGCAGCAATTGCTGCCGATCTCGAACAACCAGCAGCAGGTTGTGGACGCAGCAGCTGTTATCGTCGTTTTAGGCGATCAGGAAATGTATAAGAATGCGGAGACGATTTACGGCTCCATGGCAGAAGCTGGACTTATGACTAAGGAAATGAGCGAATCATTCGCTGCAAACTCACAGAAGCTTTACACGTCCATTCCGAAAGAGCGTCTGCATGAAGTGACTGTATTTGATGCAGGCCTCGTATCAATGCAAATTATGCAAGTGGCTAAAGCAAAAGGCTACGATACCGTACCTATGGGCGGCTACGATCGCGATAAAGTAAGAGCGCTGCTGAACATTCCAGAGCGTTATGCTTTGAACATTTTGCTGCCAATCGGCAAAGCTTCCCAAGCCGGCCATCCGAGCACGCGTCTGCCGATCAACGATATTACGTTTTTCAACAAAATCTAATTTATCGCAGCAAACGAAGAAGCCTCTGGCATCCACTTCCATGAGTGGGAGCCAGAGGCTTCATTGCTGTACGAAGACGCTCAATGGCGAATCGTAAGTTCGTTGTTGTTATCCGTATCCTTGGTGCTTTGCTTGCTGCGATAAAAATACCAGCATTCATTAAGCAGCTTAATTTGCCTGCGATCTTTCTTATGAAACGCACGCATCATTTGATTGCACAGCCACTGCGGCATTGCGGATCGCCCTCCTCCCGGTTATTCCTGATGTATTACTACCATATGGGGAAGGGCGAATGCCCGTGCAGGTCCTATTTAGCCGATTTCATCCTCGTACCACTGCTCAAGCTGAGCCTGAAGCGCACGAATTTCCGTGAGCAGGGCAATAAGCGGGTAAGCAGACTCTTTAACAGCCGCAAATTCGCGTTCCAGCTCGTTGATGTAGTCTAAGCCCGAAGCAATACGAATCGAGCTGTCATGCAGCTCTACGCGGTCACATTCAGCAATCGCATATGGAAGCGCAGGCACCTGCTCAGCAGTAAGCTTATCCAGCTCCTTGTGCAGGCGCAGGTTAAGGGCGCTTAATTGATAGGCATGTGTATCAGGCATCTCTACAAAGAAGACCTGATCATTGTGTTTCATGAGTACAAAACGCATCGTTGGCATAAGATGATTGGATTCTCCCCTCAAAACATTCGCTGCATCATGCAGCCGTTTAAGCTGCCGTGCCACAAAAGTGCATCACTACTTGACAGTGTAGCGTATGGGCCGTAAAAATGCCAGAAAAACGAAGCGGATTCCGCCACACTTTTACCGGCCTCTTTACGGCTGTTATTTTATTTGGCAAACTAGAATGCAAGAGAACGAATGAACAAGGGAGAATGAAGATTTATGGTGCAGACGATGAAAGACGAGGAGCTCCAGCAATGGGTGGAGCGGGTGTCCCTCGAAAGCTTTGGACGACCATTTAAGCATATGGCTACATTCAACGGCCGGTTGAAGGCGACAGGCGGGCGATATTTTATGAAGTCGCATCATATTGAAATTAGTCCTTATCAGCTTTCGACGTTCGGAGTGGAGGAAACGGAAAAAATAATTAAGCATGAGCTGTGCCATTATCATCTGCATTTATTGAAACGAGGCTATCGTCACCGAGATGAGGATTTCAAGCGACTGCTTGCTCAGGTGGGGGGATCGAGGTACTGCCAATCGCTGCCGGAGCGCCGTGTTGAGCCGTTTCGGTACAAGCTGGTATGCAAGGATTGCGGGATGGAATACCCGCGAAAAAGGCGGATAAATCCCGCTAAATATGCGTGCGGAAAATGTCGCGGAAAATTATTTTTAAAAA
This window encodes:
- a CDS encoding Tex family protein translates to MERTAEQIAAENERIIKGVAAQLSIPITKVKAAVALLDEGNTIPFISRYRKEMTGELDETELRAIEEKLQYLRNLEERKREVIRLIDEQGKLTEELSLAINAAVKLQEIEDLYRPYRQKRKTRASVAKERGLEPLADWLWSQPRQGEPLAEAAKYIDEAKGVPGAQEALQGAMDILAENIADDASIRSWVRKHTFEHSLIRTEARDAKAESVYEMYYSYNEPLRKLPPHRVLAINRGEREDVLKVAFELPAERIHEHIGRKILRNHTAEAVRRVLASVIEDSYKRLLAPSIEREVRSELTDKAEEHAISIFSENLRNLLLQPPVRGNVVLGVDPAFRTGCKLAVIDDTGKLLEVAVSYPTAPHHKVVEAERLINGLIDKYKVELIVIGNGTASRETEQFIANLIKARQAAPGLELKYIIVSEAGASVYSASKLAAEEFPSLDVAERSAVSIARRLQDPLAELVKIEPKAIGVGQYQHDVSQKRLDESLGAVVESAVNHVGVDVNTASASLLSYVAGINATTARNIVKYREENGRFVKRAQLQKVPRLGAKAYEQCIGFLRIPEAANPLDATPIHTESYAVVDKLFYHLGVKLNQLGTEELKQKLTELDVASVASELGVGVPTLRDIVDSLLRPGRDPREELPAPIFHTEVLNLEDLTAGMELQGTVRNVIDFGAFIDIGLKNDGLVHISQLSDKFVKHPMDVVSVGDTVTVWVLTVDVKKGRVGLTMRKPD
- a CDS encoding Rrf2 family transcriptional regulator, with amino-acid sequence MQAEKCSTFPHHKWFGIALQALVVLAHKDQPCTSAAIAKRLQVEPTMLRRVMAELAREGLLETKEGKDGGYKLSRSASAITLADVYLALQLGEPLCKGLEQTTGEHEFGQEMRQAFGEISEGVKNSALAMLGQGTIEQLTRRVCDLKKGIDNQL
- a CDS encoding nitroreductase family protein — its product is MTVETQQSQAFYQVLSDRRSVRHYDNTAKMTEAEITEILEIAAKAPSSSNMQPWRFLVVTDEAIKQQLLPISNNQQQVVDAAAVIVVLGDQEMYKNAETIYGSMAEAGLMTKEMSESFAANSQKLYTSIPKERLHEVTVFDAGLVSMQIMQVAKAKGYDTVPMGGYDRDKVRALLNIPERYALNILLPIGKASQAGHPSTRLPINDITFFNKI
- the cmpA gene encoding cortex morphogenetic protein CmpA, producing the protein MPQWLCNQMMRAFHKKDRRQIKLLNECWYFYRSKQSTKDTDNNNELTIRH
- a CDS encoding hydrolase/acyltransferase, coding for MPTMRFVLMKHNDQVFFVEMPDTHAYQLSALNLRLHKELDKLTAEQVPALPYAIAECDRVELHDSSIRIASGLDYINELEREFAAVKESAYPLIALLTEIRALQAQLEQWYEDEIG
- a CDS encoding SprT family protein, whose amino-acid sequence is MVQTMKDEELQQWVERVSLESFGRPFKHMATFNGRLKATGGRYFMKSHHIEISPYQLSTFGVEETEKIIKHELCHYHLHLLKRGYRHRDEDFKRLLAQVGGSRYCQSLPERRVEPFRYKLVCKDCGMEYPRKRRINPAKYACGKCRGKLFLKTLDLNSDT